From one Agathobaculum sp. NTUH-O15-33 genomic stretch:
- a CDS encoding phenylacetate--CoA ligase family protein — MNYPGLLRQFFRLRANTKKTRAQITALQDLRLRTLLAYAWDHSDWHRARFEQAGIARGQLSSLPLAAFPTMSKRDLLTHFDEIVTVPGLRQDDLRRFDENDPLGERSLAGGYHVVHSSGSTGTPGYFVYDNAAWEQMLLGIIRGALWNMGAGDILRLLLGGPRILYLAATGGRYGGAMAVGDGAAGLRAAQLHLDVNTPLAEWDRRIRAFRPNIIIGYPSAVKILGEQLTRGAAKYEIRRVICCGEPLAPGLRLYLENAFGCDVVNFYGASESLALGVETGNVDGMVLFDDMNVIEIENGEMYLTSLYNYAQPLIRYRVSDRLTLREPAPDDPYPFTRADLVLGRCEDLLWFDDGAGGREFLHPLSVEGFCIEGLRDYQFRQTGAGSFELLAEAAEGCRTAVGNELGRQMAQILCEKRLAHVAFEIRFVDRILPDPRTGKKKLILTGPAEKEKRA, encoded by the coding sequence ATGAACTACCCCGGTTTGCTGCGGCAGTTTTTCCGTTTACGCGCCAATACGAAAAAGACAAGGGCCCAAATAACAGCCCTACAGGACTTACGGCTGCGAACGCTGCTTGCGTATGCATGGGACCATTCCGACTGGCACCGCGCCCGCTTCGAGCAGGCCGGTATCGCCCGCGGCCAGCTTTCCTCCCTGCCGCTCGCCGCCTTCCCCACCATGAGCAAGCGCGATTTGCTGACGCATTTTGACGAAATCGTCACCGTGCCGGGTCTTCGGCAAGACGACCTGCGCCGCTTTGATGAAAATGATCCGTTGGGCGAACGGTCGCTTGCGGGCGGGTACCATGTGGTGCATTCCTCGGGCAGCACGGGAACCCCCGGTTATTTTGTGTACGACAATGCCGCGTGGGAGCAAATGCTGCTCGGCATCATCCGGGGCGCGCTGTGGAACATGGGCGCGGGGGACATTTTACGCCTGCTGCTCGGCGGGCCGCGTATCCTCTATCTTGCCGCGACCGGCGGCCGCTATGGCGGGGCCATGGCGGTGGGCGACGGCGCGGCCGGGCTGCGCGCCGCGCAGCTGCATCTCGACGTCAACACGCCGCTTGCCGAATGGGACCGGCGCATACGGGCGTTTCGCCCCAACATCATCATCGGTTACCCCTCCGCGGTCAAGATCTTGGGCGAACAGCTCACGCGGGGCGCGGCGAAGTACGAAATCCGCCGCGTGATATGCTGCGGCGAGCCGCTCGCGCCCGGTCTCCGTCTGTATTTGGAAAACGCGTTTGGCTGCGATGTGGTGAATTTTTACGGCGCGAGCGAATCGCTGGCGCTCGGCGTGGAGACCGGAAATGTGGACGGCATGGTTTTGTTCGACGATATGAACGTGATAGAAATTGAGAATGGAGAAATGTACCTGACCTCGCTGTACAACTATGCGCAGCCGCTGATCCGCTACCGCGTTTCAGACCGGCTGACGCTGCGCGAGCCCGCGCCGGACGATCCCTATCCCTTTACCCGCGCGGACTTGGTTCTGGGGCGCTGCGAGGACCTGCTTTGGTTCGACGACGGCGCGGGCGGCAGGGAATTTTTGCACCCGCTATCGGTCGAGGGCTTCTGCATCGAAGGCCTGCGGGATTATCAGTTCCGCCAGACCGGCGCGGGCAGCTTTGAACTGCTGGCGGAAGCCGCGGAGGGCTGCCGCACGGCCGTTGGAAACGAACTGGGCAGGCAGATGGCGCAAATTTTATGCGAAAAGCGTCTGGCGCACGTGGCATTCGAGATCCGATTCGTGGACCGGATTTTGCCCGACCCGCGCACGGGCAAGAAAAAACTGATTCTGACCGGACCGGCTGAAAAGGAGAAACGCGCATGA
- a CDS encoding C45 family peptidase, which produces MHRKLSIIKKTAVLALALLTGCGPARVPERSVGGAAPALTVISPTQAQVQLEDGLSVVGYQGDYGFSRFLEQGGASSDAQVMDYLSEALLDGDGPTLQTGGFGCSTLSVPGTDGGALFGRNFDWEACDALIVSATPHEGYASVSTVNLSFLSSAGIPLRLLPEQAVTTAAVYAPLDGMNEKGLCAAVLMIEDADTIDQNTGKPGITTTTAIRLLLDRAATVDEALALLAQYDMHASMDMMVHFAIADAAGRSAAVEYVNNEMVVTETPVLTNFYLAEGEKHGIGSAESHTRYEMLLDALAEAPQMTMDGVRDAMDSVSKDGFNEFASTEWTVVYDQNAGELRYFHRENYAGGYVLTVPSAG; this is translated from the coding sequence ATGCATAGAAAACTATCCATTATAAAAAAGACCGCCGTGCTCGCGCTGGCTTTGCTGACCGGCTGCGGGCCCGCTCGTGTACCGGAGCGCAGCGTTGGCGGCGCGGCGCCGGCACTGACGGTAATCTCCCCCACGCAGGCGCAGGTACAGCTGGAGGACGGTCTGTCCGTCGTCGGCTATCAGGGCGATTACGGCTTTTCGCGGTTTTTAGAGCAGGGCGGCGCGTCGAGCGACGCGCAGGTCATGGATTATTTGAGCGAGGCGCTGCTGGACGGCGACGGCCCAACGCTTCAGACGGGTGGGTTTGGCTGTAGCACGCTGTCAGTCCCGGGTACGGACGGCGGCGCGCTGTTTGGCCGCAACTTCGACTGGGAGGCCTGCGACGCTTTGATCGTCAGCGCAACGCCGCATGAAGGGTACGCATCGGTCTCCACCGTGAACTTGAGTTTTTTGAGCAGCGCGGGCATCCCGCTGCGCCTGCTGCCGGAGCAAGCGGTCACGACCGCCGCCGTTTACGCGCCGCTTGACGGCATGAATGAAAAAGGACTGTGCGCGGCGGTGCTGATGATCGAGGACGCGGACACCATCGACCAGAACACCGGCAAGCCCGGCATCACGACCACCACCGCCATCCGGCTGCTGCTTGATCGGGCCGCCACCGTGGACGAGGCGCTCGCCCTGCTGGCGCAGTACGATATGCATGCCTCGATGGATATGATGGTGCATTTCGCCATTGCGGACGCCGCCGGAAGATCGGCTGCGGTAGAGTATGTGAATAACGAGATGGTCGTGACCGAAACGCCTGTGCTGACCAACTTTTATCTGGCCGAAGGGGAAAAACACGGGATCGGTAGCGCCGAGTCGCATACCCGCTATGAAATGCTGCTGGACGCGCTTGCCGAAGCCCCGCAAATGACGATGGACGGCGTGCGCGACGCGATGGACAGCGTCAGCAAGGACGGCTTTAACGAATTCGCCTCCACCGAATGGACGGTTGTGTATGACCAGAACGCGGGAGAACTGCGGTATTTCCACCGCGAAAACTATGCGGGCGGATATGTGCTGACCGTTCCCTCCGCCGGCTGA
- a CDS encoding ABC transporter ATP-binding protein, translated as MNKVLLSGKRLVKRFSDRAEPVLGGIDVEILEGDFTVVMGSSGAGKSTLLYTLSGMDRLSGGQVFYKGKEITRLREKQMARLRADEFGFVFQQTHLVGNLTLLENVAVAGYLHPKQAGTQKRAHDLLRRMGVAEAENRLPSEVSGGEAQRAAIARAMIGRPGLLFADEPTGALGRRSTDEVLDLLTALNREGQSLLMVTHELRAAARGNRLLYLEDGKVLDELRLAAYAPDQAKQREAQISEWLTALNW; from the coding sequence ATGAACAAGGTATTGCTTTCCGGCAAAAGGCTGGTCAAACGATTTTCCGACCGGGCCGAGCCGGTACTCGGTGGGATCGACGTGGAGATCTTGGAAGGCGATTTCACCGTTGTCATGGGGTCGTCCGGCGCGGGAAAATCCACGCTGCTCTACACGCTCAGCGGTATGGATCGATTGAGCGGCGGACAGGTATTTTATAAGGGCAAAGAGATCACCCGCCTGCGCGAAAAGCAAATGGCGCGGCTGCGCGCTGATGAATTTGGATTCGTATTCCAACAGACGCATTTGGTCGGTAATTTGACGCTGCTGGAAAACGTTGCGGTCGCGGGTTATCTGCATCCCAAGCAGGCGGGAACACAAAAACGCGCGCACGACCTGCTGCGCCGCATGGGCGTTGCGGAAGCGGAAAACCGCTTACCCAGCGAGGTGTCGGGCGGCGAAGCCCAGCGGGCCGCGATCGCCCGGGCCATGATCGGCCGTCCGGGCCTGCTTTTCGCGGACGAACCGACCGGCGCGCTGGGTCGGCGCAGCACCGACGAAGTGCTGGACCTGCTCACCGCGCTGAACCGCGAGGGGCAAAGCCTCTTGATGGTCACGCACGAATTGCGGGCGGCGGCCCGTGGCAACCGGCTGCTGTATCTGGAGGACGGCAAGGTGCTGGACGAGCTTCGGCTGGCCGCTTATGCGCCGGACCAAGCCAAGCAGCGAGAAGCGCAGATCAGCGAATGGCTGACCGCGCTGAACTGGTAA